In Amaranthus tricolor cultivar Red isolate AtriRed21 chromosome 5, ASM2621246v1, whole genome shotgun sequence, a genomic segment contains:
- the LOC130812539 gene encoding E3 ubiquitin-protein ligase RHF2A-like, producing the protein MEAASMEERKKLEESKLTSAAAFVEGGIQDACDDACSICLEEFCDSDPSTVTGCKHEFHLQCILEWCQRSSQCPMCWQPIILKDPTSQELLDGVVQERNASHNQPRNAAIFHHPALGNFEIQHLPVGVNDAELEERIIQHLAAAAAMGRSRHFSRREGHRGRSSAQARPNFLVFSAHPNAQDGAVSLSEGEQAESPASSIDTSSLLRIGREVSPRISVPNYSAHADTLSASGTSAFSAGHASPSNSGRSPNQSSPRCQDRAGPSNLQSFSEALKSRLNAMSTRYKESISKSTRGWKERWFSRNSPMSDIGSDVRREVNVGIDTVSRMMEHMQTRDNGRPSGDTEPDVSEISQAREPVTQHGVDGVVLSGDDNRTQAPCAAHSGSD; encoded by the exons ATGGAg GCTGCAAGTATGGAGGAACGCAAGAAATTGGAGGAATCGAAATTAACTTCGGCGGCTGCTTTTGTGGAAGGTGGCATTCAGGATGCGTGTGATGATGCTTGCAGTATCTGCCTTGAGGAGTTTTGTGATAGCGATCCTTCCACG GTGACAGGGTGTAAGCACGAGTTTCATCTTCAGTGTATTCTCGAATG GTGCCAAAGGAGTTCTCAGTGCCCAATGTGTTGGCAGCCTATTATTTTGAAGGACCCAACAAG CCAAGAACTCTTGGATGGTGTAGTACAAGAGAGAAATGCCAGTCATAACCAACCGAGAAATGCTGCCATATTTCACCATCCAGCATTGGGAAATTTTGAGATACAACAT TTGCCAGTTGGTGTAAATGATGCTGAGCTGGAGGAGCGCATAATTCAGCACTTAGCTGCTGCTGCTGCAATGGGCCGATCACGCCATTTTTCTAGAAGAGAAGGCCACAGGGGCAGATCATCAGCTCAAGCTCGTCCTAATTTTCTGGTTTTTTCTGCTCATCCTAATGCACAAGATGGTGCTGTCTCTCTTTCTGAAGGAGAGCAAGCTGAATCTCCAGCCAGCTCAATCGATACATCTTCCTTGCTTAGAATTGGGAGAGAAGTATCCCCCCGTATATCTGTACCAAATTATTCAGCTCATGCTGATACACTTTCTGCCTCTGGAACTAGTGCCTTTAGTGCTGGACATGCTTCTCCATCCAACAGTGG GAGGTCTCCAAATCAATCTTCTCCCAGATGTCAAGATAGAGCAGGTCCATCTAATCTCCAGTCATTTTCAGAAGCTTTGAAATCTCGCCTTAATGCAATGTCTACGAG GTATAAGGAGTCTATATCTAAGAGCACCAGGGGGTGGAAGGAAAGATGGTTTTCCCGCAACTCTCCTATGTCTGATATCGGATCTGATGTAAGAAGAGAGGTAAATGTTGGAATAGATACCGTGTCCCGTATGATGGAGCATATGCAAACGAGGGACAATGGGAGACCCAGCGGTGACACTGAGCCTGACGTTTCTGAGATCAGTCAAGCTCGTGAGCCTGTTACTCAACATGGGGTGGACGGTGTTGTGTTGTCTGGAGATGACAACAGGACGCAAGCACCATGTGCTGCACACTCGGGTTCTGACTGA